A single Watersipora subatra chromosome 7, tzWatSuba1.1, whole genome shotgun sequence DNA region contains:
- the LOC137400099 gene encoding mucin-1-like has protein sequence MTVSLLVYAVHNSGVNFHGSNYCICCFDCLKDAERSARRPHQDAGERAEQDSQSLQSTTSLSTHPPPCAPPASAQNLSAHGSAQQVMPPPAPVGSAVSQSAVALSYNLSSPPSGSVATTSDSTQPLPGMGPLPAPPVSNQRIPGAQPRTDLIVDCESQTLRSDSPVYEPVADSALPVAGPGYTSLHNPIWQPYHPSATASPSSTHIYENGSAAHASGSRVSSLTALPAGPSSATSSLANPSAIAGSQNIIGQNSSAVANNTYTSATPFNQSSHSSVSNTCDYRSTEVSSVSSDSTLILSSSPQVSSDQRLAAGQRQLFASLQVSSAQEGDYGSLHTPEYSDANANSI, from the exons CTGGGGTCAACTTTCACGGCTCCAATTACTGTATCTGCTGCTTTGACTGCCTGAAAGATGCAGAGAGGTCAGCGCGTCGGCCTCATCAAGATGCCG GTGAGAGGGCTGAACAGGATTCTCAGTCATTGCAAAGCACAACCAGTCTATCAACTCATCCACCACCATGCGCTCCACCGGCATCTGCTCAGAATCTCTCAGCACACGGTAGTGCTCAGCAAGTGATGCCTCCCCCGGCCCCTGTTGGTAGCGCTGTATCTCAGTCTGCCGTTGCATTGTCATACAACCTTTCATCCCCACCTTCAGGATCAGTCGCTACAACTTCTGACTCGACACAGCCATTGCCAGGGATGGGTCCGCTACCTGCTCCACCCGTGTCCAACCAGCGTATTCCGGGAGCTCAACCTCGAACTGACTTGATTGTGGATTGTGAATCTCAGACACTTCGATCCGATAGTCCAGTCTATGAGCCTGTTGCTGACTCAGCATTGCCAGTTGCCGGACCAGGTTACACATCCTTGCATAACCCTATCTGGCAACCATATCATCCATCAGCAACGGCAAGCCCATCTTCTACTCACATTTATGAAAATGGTTCGGCTGCGCATGCTTCAGGGTCTCGGGTCTCTTCACTCACGGCTTTGCCAGCTGGTCCCTCATCTGCAACTTCTTCTCTTGCCAATCCATCAGCCATTGCTGGTTCACAAAACATTATAGGCCAAAATTCTTCTGCTGTTGCCAATAATACCTACACGTCTGCAACTCCCTTCAATCAGTCAAGCCACAGTTCAGTATCCAACACTTGTGATTACCGTTCTACTGAGGTTTCTAGCGTCAGCTCGGATTCCACCCTCATCCTTTCCAGCTCTCCGCAAGTTTCTTCCGATCAGCGTCTTGCAGCTGGTCAAAGACAGCTTTTTGCATCACTACAAGTGAGCTCTGCACAAG AGGGAGATTATGGATCACTTCATACACCGGAATACAGTGATGCCAATGCGAATTCCATATAG